In Bos indicus isolate NIAB-ARS_2022 breed Sahiwal x Tharparkar chromosome 2, NIAB-ARS_B.indTharparkar_mat_pri_1.0, whole genome shotgun sequence, a single genomic region encodes these proteins:
- the LOC109567197 gene encoding dynein light chain 1, cytoplasmic-like — protein MRDRKAEIKNNDMSKEMQQDLVECATQALERYNIEKDIVAHIKKEFNKKYNPTWRCIVGRNFGSYVTRETKHFIYLGQVAILLFKSG, from the coding sequence ATGCGTGACCGAAAGGCTGAGATCAAGAACAACGATATGTCTAAGGAGATGCAACAGGACTTGGTGGAGTGTGCTACTCAGGCATTGGAGAGATATAATATAGAGAAGGACATTGTGGCCCATATCAAGAAGGAGTTCAACAAGAAGTACAACCCCACCTGGCGCTGCATCGTGGGGAGGAACTTCGGTAGTTATGTGACACGTGAAACCAAACACTTCATCTACTTGGGCCAAGTGGCCATTCTCCTGTTCAAATCTGGTTAA